Proteins from a single region of Cydia strobilella chromosome 2, ilCydStro3.1, whole genome shotgun sequence:
- the LOC134755415 gene encoding steroidogenic factor 1-like, whose amino-acid sequence MFTCESCKSFFKRSVMQQKVYECTRASDKCRINVNTRTRCPSCRFEKCKRVGMMTELVRMSGERGGRHSFPSKIGGVRGKLRFPYLVERKSKGSKITKLI is encoded by the exons ATGTTCACGTGCGAGTCCTGCAAGTCCTTCTTCAAGCGCAGCGTGATGCAGCAGAAGGTTTACGAGTGCACTAGGGCTTCCGACAAGTGTCGCATTAATGTCAATACCAGGACTAGATGTCCCTCTTGCAG GTTCGAAAAATGCAAGCGTGTTGGCATGATGACAGAGCTGGTGAGGATGTCCGGGGAAAGGGGGGGAAGGCATTCATTCCCCTCAAAAATTGGTGGCGTCCGGGGGAAACTTCGGTTCCCGTATCTGGTTGAAAGAAAGTCaaaagggagcaaaattactaAGTTGATTTAA